The Mauremys reevesii isolate NIE-2019 linkage group 1, ASM1616193v1, whole genome shotgun sequence genome segment aatccctgtgggCAGGTCGCCACTGCGGAAATCTTCTCCCtgggcactttacaggcagaagatatttctctgcattgagaatcaaattccctccagtgctgagagacccagaaggcccctggccccactaagcccattaacctgcagtgagAGGGGGCCTGGCTtgggacctcagcatggtgggggaggggatttcaccctccaagtgcaaatgcagagagacatttccaggagagagggtcttggggctgcagcatctgGGACTCCCAGGACCCATCCCTGGCACTGAcacagactcactgtgtgacctgggccagggctctgcccctccctccgcctcactttccccatttgtcccagagggataatgcccctgaccccactctgtaaagtgctttggggtccaGGGCTCAGAAGCACCTATAAAAACGCTGtgtatgatcattgcaatgacagcctgacctgcaggggttggctcagcggctgctgccccatttctcctcccctctcgctgagcagggaaatctcccaggacaggctgcagtcACCCTCTTCCCTTCTCTGGACTATGCCTCTCTCTAGCTCTTCCAGCCGggacagcagccgctgctcctgcttcTCCAGAAACcgtcgcagctcctgccactcccagacgatcttctgcctctcggcttctgtctgtttctgcaacaggaAGAAGGCGGCTCAATTAcaggggaacatagaacataagaacagccagactgggtca includes the following:
- the LOC120370311 gene encoding E3 ubiquitin-protein ligase TRIM7-like — encoded protein: MPHAHQLAQHLPEAAKAEEEWQSKELLKQTEAERQKIVWEWQELRRFLEKQEQRLLSRLEELERGIVQRREEGDCSLSWEISLLSERGGEMGQQPLSQPLQGAGSTGGR